A genomic window from Lycium barbarum isolate Lr01 chromosome 4, ASM1917538v2, whole genome shotgun sequence includes:
- the LOC132637930 gene encoding F-box protein At3g07870-like, which yields MDRQIKKHKFQSDQTPTIHGFYSLPQEIVLDIASRLPITSLVQFKFSCKLFYNFLHDKKLVNQHLSRALETDPCIIIHADYPLRNQLCFLEFSNHGREVVRKIRTPFANPMPEFKVVGSCNGLLCIYDSLFNDALYVYNPFTRDYKQLPRSIEFEVQKLVFGFGFDPVTKEYKVIKIINYANMYYNDPGRSIRFRVPFFGKSDVQVLSLGTSNRWRSVGEVVYRFDPSSQGIMLNGKMHWLTRFGKYNGRHDRLIVSFDLADDIFGEVPKVDFNVKPRIVQHHLAVLGDCLAVALTLPHYKGGGFEIWVMREYNVKDSWMKEFRVEAYTPTLNYVTQHVQPLVKVLCLMKNGELLLEYKGGNLVSYDPKNGIFRTLRFEGMPYLFKTFVHVGCLNWIETPRADL from the coding sequence ATGGATAGACAAATCAAGAAACACAAATTTCAATCTGATCAAACTCCCACCATACATGGATTTTATTCTCTACCTCAAGAAATTGTCCTTGACATAGCTTCCAGGCTTCCCATAACATCTTTAGTCCAATTCAAGTTTTCTTGTAAATTATTTTACAACTTCTTACATGACAAAAAGCTTGTGAATCAGCACCTGTCTCGTGCACTAGAGACCGATCCTTGCATTATTATTCACGCGGATTACCCTTTAAGGAATCAGCTCTgctttcttgaattttccaaTCATGGTAGAGAAGTAGTGAGGAAAATCAGGACCCCTTTCGCAAACCCCATGCCTGAATTTAAAGTGGTTGGTTCGTGTAACGGACTATTGTGCATATATGATTCTCTGTTTAATGATGCACTTTATGTGTACAACCCTTTTACAAGGGACTACAAACAGCTCCCTAGATCAATTGAATTCGAGGTGCAAAAATTGGTTTTTGGATTTGGTTTTGATCCTGTTACCAAAGAGTACAAGGTGATCAAGATTATAAATTATGCCAACATGTATTATAATGACCCCGGGCGTTCTATTAGATTCAGAGTTCCTTTCTTTGGAAAATCAGATGTTCAAGTACTTAGTCTTGGTACTAGCAACAGATGGAGGAGTGTTGGAGAAGTTGTTTATCGTTTTGATCCTAGTTCTCAAGGAATTATGTTAAACGGGAAAATGCATTGGTTGACTCGATTTGGTAAGTACAATGGACGTCATGATAGGCTTATCGTTTCGTTTGATTTAGCCGATGACATATTTGGTGAAGTACCGAAAGTTGATTTTAATGTAAAGCCAAGAATTGTTCAACATCATCTAGCAGTTCTAGGAGATTGTCTTGCTGTTGCTCTAACTTTACCTCACTATAAAGGGGGAGGATTTGAAATTTGGGTAATGAGAGAATACAATGTGAAAGATTCTTGGATGAAGGAGTTTAGAGTTGAGGCTTATACACCAACTCTCAATTATGTAACACAACATGTGCAACCATTGGTGAAAGTTCTATGCTTGATGAAAAATGGAGAGCTTTTGCTTGAGTACAAAGGCGGAAATCTTGTTTCATATGATCCTAAAAATGGTATCTTTAGGACACTAAGGTTTGAGGGGATGCCTTATTTGTTTAAGACATTTGTTCATGTGGGGTGTCTTAATTGGATCGAGACCCCACGTGCAGATCTTTAG